TCACCGTCTCGACGGCGCAGTCGTCGGGGAGCGTCGTCGGCTCGTGGACGACGAAGTTCGCGTGCGCGGCGGCGTCGGCGAAGGTCGTCTCGCGGGGCACCTCGGCCGCGTCGGGGTCTGTCAGGCGGGCGGTCGGGTCGGCGACGCGCCACTCGCTCATCGTCGGCCCTCCGAGGGGGTTCGGGTCGATCGGAACCGGCTCGGGGACGGTCGGGGACTGGCTCGCATCGGCGAACGGATCCGGCGGTCGGACCAAAAGCGCTCGCTGAAGCTCGTTTTTATCCGCCAGCTAACACTTCTCGCCCCAGTCACAGTCGGTCGAACCGCCGGAACCGGACGGGCCTCGACGGTCGCCCGCAACCGGTCGAGTCGCGTCCGCCCGTCAGCCGCGGCGCTCGCCCGTGGGGGCCGTCCGCGGGACCGTGACCGTCATCGTCGTCCCGCCGTCGGTGTCGGTCGCCTCGAGCGACCCGCCGTGTCCGGTCGCGACCCACCGTGCGAGCCACAGTCCCAGGCCGCTCCCGTGGAGGAGGGGGCTCTCCCTCCCCGCGTTCAGCACGTTCACCTCGTACTCCGGGAGGCCGGGGCCGTCGTCGACGACCCGTACCTCGACGGCGCCCGGACTCGTCTCGACGGCGACGGTGACCGTCGGCTCCTCGCCGCCGTGTTCGACGGCGTTCTCGACGAGTTCCTCGACGGCGCGGCCGAAGCTCGGCAGCACGTCGGCCGTCACCGCCGTGTCGGACTTCACGGAGACCGATGCCGCGGGGTATCTGGCGGCGACGCCCCCCGCCACGCGTTCGACCAGCGTCGACACCTGGATCGACTCGTGATCCGGCTCGGCAGCCCTGATCCGGTCCAACGTGCGTGCCTTCTCGCTCAGTTCCAGGAGACTGTCGACGTGGTCGAGTACCACGTCGCCCGCAGAGTCGTCATCCAACTCCTCGGCCATGAGCCGCGCGTGGCCGCGGATGACGGACATGTCGTTCCGCAGGTTGTGCCTGATAACGCGGTTCAACACGGTGGCGAGGTCGGTCTGTCGTTCGAGTTCGGCCTCGTGTCGATACCGTTCGAGTTCGCGTTCGAGCAGCCGGGCGAGGAGTTCGGAGAACAACAGTTCGTCGTCTGCGAACGCCTCGCGCGCGTCCTCGGCGACGAAACAGACCGTCCCGTAGGGCTCCCCGTCGACGACGAGGGTCGTCCCCTGATAGCAGTGGAGGCCGTGCGTCTCGAACGCAGGGTCGTCCTCCCACTCCTGTTCGGGCGCGTCGTGGAGCGAGATCTGGCCGTCCGACTCGACGGTTCGACGGCAGTAGGTCCGCCCGAGATCCAGCTCCAACCCGGCGTGAAACCGGCCGTCGTCCGGATCAGTGCTGGCTATCGCTCCCCAGTAGTCGGTCTCCCGGTCGATCCGTGTGAGATGGCCGTTCTCCACGCCCAGGAACTGCTTGCCCAGCTCCAGTGCGTCCTCGGCCTTCCGATCGAAGGGAACGTTCCTGCGAATGCACTCGTAGAGCTCTGCTCTCGCCTCGGAGGCGGCAAATGTGGACTCACTCATGTGTTGCCGGCGGAACCCGGATGACGTGTCCCAACGAGGTACGGCTCCCTGTGGCGAGCAGGTCCGCTCTCGTGTTACACAGACGTGTTGAGAGAGATAAGTATCTGGTGGCTATCAATTACGTGCCCGCAGCCACGGACAGATGGGCGCCGTTGGTCGACCCCAGCGAGGTCCGGAGGATCCGACGGTTGTCGGTTTCGAACGTCCCGATCCGGCGCGGGGCCTACCAGGCGGACCAGGCGGCGGTCTTCGTGTCGCGGGCGTACACGCGCTTCACGTCCTTCGCGTACACCATGTCGCCCTCGTGATCGAACTTCTCGTGGCGGTAGGCGTCGGCGGCCTCGTCGCGCACCTGCACGCCCTCGATCTCGATCTCGTCGTCGCCGAAGGAGACCGTCTTCCCCACCGTGAACTCGTAGTCGCCGGGGACGTACACCTTCAGGCTCCGGGTCTCGTCGCGACGGCCGTCCTTCGGGTGGACGGTGATGTTGACGGCGACGTTGTCGACGACGCGCGTCCAGACGGTCTCGGCGTGGTCGAGGTCGGACTGTTCGACGCGGCGGTCGCCCGACAGCTCGATGGAGGTGACGCGCACCTGCTGGATCGCCTCCTCGGTCTCGACGATGAACTCG
This genomic stretch from Halobaculum roseum harbors:
- a CDS encoding sensor histidine kinase, whose product is MSESTFAASEARAELYECIRRNVPFDRKAEDALELGKQFLGVENGHLTRIDRETDYWGAIASTDPDDGRFHAGLELDLGRTYCRRTVESDGQISLHDAPEQEWEDDPAFETHGLHCYQGTTLVVDGEPYGTVCFVAEDAREAFADDELLFSELLARLLERELERYRHEAELERQTDLATVLNRVIRHNLRNDMSVIRGHARLMAEELDDDSAGDVVLDHVDSLLELSEKARTLDRIRAAEPDHESIQVSTLVERVAGGVAARYPAASVSVKSDTAVTADVLPSFGRAVEELVENAVEHGGEEPTVTVAVETSPGAVEVRVVDDGPGLPEYEVNVLNAGRESPLLHGSGLGLWLARWVATGHGGSLEATDTDGGTTMTVTVPRTAPTGERRG
- a CDS encoding HVO_0476 family zinc finger protein, producing the protein MSDPDVPSQVPAECPGCGEETPHEVLKPGGHATVQCTVCGHTHKVEVPEPTTVDVDVVVSQDGESYTATLDGEPEQEVAVGDEFIVETEEAIQQVRVTSIELSGDRRVEQSDLDHAETVWTRVVDNVAVNITVHPKDGRRDETRSLKVYVPGDYEFTVGKTVSFGDDEIEIEGVQVRDEAADAYRHEKFDHEGDMVYAKDVKRVYARDTKTAAWSAW